A region of Fimbriimonadaceae bacterium DNA encodes the following proteins:
- the ade gene encoding Adenine deaminase, whose protein sequence is MLATTMIAVMAPITAITHVHVLDIDSGRWIKDQTVLVQAGKIQAVGGKLKAPGDATTIDGKGKYLIPGLWDAHIHWYDQRLLSLFTANGVTSVRVMFGAPMHKTWRDSISSGALVGPNLEVAGPIVDGPKPIWPGSIACGTASEGKEAVERHKAEKWDFVKVYSLLPRDAYFAIADEAKKQGLRFEGHVPAAVTVSEASEAGQRTIEHLTGMLAECSARSGSPPLASSATPLERRLHSRRTARRALNTFDESAALKLAKTLKKNGTMICPTLTVLRAIANLNDPAFGKDARLEYMPRSIRSMWDPNSDFRFKEWEDEDWALSRSRYAIDRKMVSILAKEGVKLLAGTDCLNPYCMPGFSLHDELALMVECGVSPIEALRSATVRPAELVGNKELGRIESGQVADLVLLSADPLKSIQATTKIHGVLQGGKWHDRKSLDDMLSRVKKLAGESGGSAGNVGFVPLHCDH, encoded by the coding sequence ATGCTTGCCACAACGATGATCGCCGTGATGGCGCCGATCACCGCCATTACACACGTCCACGTCCTTGACATCGATTCCGGACGGTGGATCAAGGACCAGACGGTACTCGTTCAGGCGGGCAAGATTCAGGCCGTCGGAGGCAAGCTGAAAGCGCCCGGCGACGCCACGACCATCGACGGAAAGGGCAAGTACTTGATTCCGGGGTTGTGGGATGCCCACATTCATTGGTACGATCAGCGCCTCCTATCCCTCTTCACGGCGAACGGCGTAACCAGCGTTCGCGTGATGTTTGGAGCGCCGATGCATAAGACATGGCGAGACAGTATCAGTTCTGGCGCACTGGTGGGTCCCAACCTGGAAGTCGCCGGCCCTATCGTCGATGGGCCGAAGCCGATTTGGCCCGGATCGATCGCTTGTGGAACCGCCTCGGAAGGAAAGGAAGCGGTGGAGCGCCACAAGGCTGAGAAATGGGACTTCGTCAAGGTGTACTCGCTGCTACCTCGCGACGCTTACTTCGCCATTGCCGACGAAGCGAAGAAGCAGGGCCTCCGGTTTGAGGGACATGTCCCCGCCGCCGTTACCGTCTCCGAAGCGAGCGAGGCGGGACAGAGGACGATCGAGCATCTTACGGGAATGTTGGCCGAATGTTCGGCGCGCTCCGGGAGCCCGCCCCTGGCCAGCTCGGCAACTCCCCTGGAACGGAGACTGCACTCCCGGAGGACGGCGCGTCGAGCGCTCAATACTTTCGACGAGTCTGCCGCACTGAAGTTGGCGAAGACCCTGAAGAAGAACGGAACGATGATCTGCCCGACATTGACGGTGCTGCGGGCAATCGCGAATCTAAACGACCCCGCATTCGGCAAGGATGCGAGGCTCGAGTACATGCCGAGGTCGATACGCAGCATGTGGGATCCAAATTCCGACTTCCGCTTCAAGGAGTGGGAAGACGAGGACTGGGCGCTTTCGAGGAGTCGCTACGCGATCGACCGAAAGATGGTGAGCATTCTCGCCAAGGAGGGGGTCAAGCTGCTTGCGGGTACGGACTGCCTCAATCCCTACTGTATGCCAGGATTCAGCCTCCACGACGAACTTGCTTTGATGGTCGAGTGCGGCGTCAGTCCCATCGAAGCCTTGCGTTCGGCAACGGTTCGTCCAGCTGAGTTGGTCGGCAACAAGGAACTTGGCCGGATCGAATCCGGGCAAGTGGCCGACCTGGTCCTCCTGTCGGCCGACCCCTTGAAGTCAATCCAAGCCACTACGAAGATTCACGGTGTCCTCCAAGGTGGCAAGTGGCACGACCGCAAGTCCCTGGACGACATGCTTAGCCGGGTCAAGAAACTTGCCGGCGAAAGCGGCGGCAGTGCCGGAAACGTCGGCTTCGTACCGCTTCACTGCGACCACTAG
- the leuC gene encoding 3-isopropylmalate dehydratase large subunit: MPSTLFDKVWDRHVVADLENGGVLLYIDRHLVHEVTSPQAFDGLRERHRQVRRPDLTFATVDHNVPTDGRPIDETTLSGKQLIALSRNCQEFGVPLFGYGHEKQGIVHIIGPQLGITLPGLTIVCGDSHTSTHGAFGALAFGIGTTEVEHVLATQTLRAPKKPKSLGIEVRGRLQPGVSAKDIILAIIRKLGAAGATGHVAEYHGDAIRSLPMSGRMTICNMSIEMGARAGMVAPDETTFAYIAEGDRPFAPKGDELERQIAAWRELKTDAGADFDREECLDADRLEPQVSWGTTPAMTVDIGGSVPDPKDAAEERAMMYMGLSPGQAMRDLAVNTVFIGSCTNARIEDLREAATIVRGRKAADGVRAMVVPGSEAVKRLAEQEGLDRVFKDAGFEWHHAGCSMCLGMNGDILRPQQRSASTSNRPYEGRQGPGSRTHLVSPLTAAATALSGKFADPRQYL, encoded by the coding sequence ATGCCCTCGACGCTTTTTGACAAGGTCTGGGATCGTCACGTCGTCGCCGATCTTGAGAACGGCGGCGTTCTGCTTTACATCGATCGCCATCTTGTTCACGAGGTCACCAGCCCGCAGGCCTTCGATGGACTTCGCGAACGCCATCGGCAGGTGCGTCGACCCGATTTGACGTTTGCCACCGTCGACCACAACGTGCCGACCGATGGCCGACCGATCGACGAAACCACGCTCAGCGGCAAACAGCTCATAGCGCTAAGTCGAAACTGCCAGGAGTTTGGCGTTCCGCTTTTTGGATACGGCCACGAGAAACAGGGGATTGTCCACATCATCGGGCCACAACTGGGGATCACGCTTCCGGGACTGACGATCGTCTGCGGCGATAGCCATACCTCCACCCACGGCGCCTTCGGCGCCCTTGCCTTCGGCATTGGAACCACGGAAGTGGAGCATGTGCTCGCTACCCAAACCTTGCGCGCCCCGAAGAAGCCCAAATCGTTGGGGATCGAAGTTCGCGGCCGTCTGCAGCCCGGCGTAAGTGCCAAGGACATCATTCTCGCAATCATTCGCAAACTGGGTGCGGCTGGAGCGACCGGCCACGTCGCCGAATATCACGGTGACGCTATACGCTCACTGCCGATGAGCGGGCGAATGACGATCTGCAACATGAGCATAGAAATGGGCGCCCGCGCCGGGATGGTTGCGCCCGACGAAACCACCTTCGCCTATATCGCCGAGGGCGACCGGCCCTTCGCTCCCAAGGGCGACGAGCTTGAACGGCAAATCGCAGCCTGGCGAGAGTTGAAGACCGATGCGGGGGCCGATTTCGATCGGGAGGAATGCCTGGACGCCGATCGACTTGAGCCCCAGGTTTCCTGGGGGACAACCCCCGCTATGACGGTAGACATTGGCGGATCGGTGCCAGACCCGAAGGATGCAGCCGAAGAACGAGCGATGATGTACATGGGTCTCTCACCGGGCCAGGCCATGCGAGATCTCGCCGTCAACACCGTGTTCATCGGTTCATGCACCAACGCCCGCATTGAGGACCTCCGTGAGGCGGCCACAATCGTTCGGGGTCGAAAGGCTGCCGACGGCGTCCGAGCCATGGTCGTTCCGGGCAGTGAGGCCGTTAAGAGACTGGCCGAACAGGAGGGACTTGACCGGGTCTTCAAGGATGCCGGCTTCGAATGGCACCATGCCGGCTGTTCGATGTGCCTTGGCATGAATGGCGACATCCTTCGTCCCCAGCAGCGTAGCGCGAGTACGAGCAACCGCCCTTATGAGGGTCGCCAGGGCCCTGGCTCCCGCACGCACCTCGTCAGCCCTTTGACGGCGGCAGCAACCGCCCTCAGCGGAAAGTTTGCCGATCCGCGACAGTATCTGTAG
- a CDS encoding hypothetical protein (UPF0176 protein SP_0095), translating to MYRVLLYYKFVPIDDPAAFALEHEALCRSLGLLGRILIAREGINGTVSGTVEACDAYMTSMWADPKLANLEFKVEEANEHAFKKLFIRVRDEIITLGMPLSSPVHQRTGAYLSPLEAKAMLDRDDVVFLDGRNQYESELGHFRGAICPPVGAFREIPKWIEEHRADLEDKQIVTYCTGGIRCEKLTAWMLEAGFEHVFQVRGGIVCYGQDPDVQGDGFEGVNVVFDDRVVTPVGSRSRPITACRECGAPSSNYVNCANVVCNARIILCEACEIETQRCCCEACRQAPTHREKNQKLQVSAPKTK from the coding sequence ATGTATCGTGTACTGCTGTATTACAAGTTCGTCCCCATTGACGATCCCGCAGCATTTGCCCTCGAACACGAAGCCCTTTGCCGCTCCCTTGGTCTGCTCGGGCGCATTCTCATTGCTCGTGAAGGCATCAACGGAACCGTCAGCGGCACCGTAGAAGCCTGCGACGCCTACATGACGTCGATGTGGGCCGACCCGAAGCTTGCCAACCTTGAGTTCAAAGTCGAGGAGGCGAATGAGCACGCGTTCAAGAAGTTATTCATCCGCGTGCGGGACGAGATTATTACCCTCGGCATGCCGCTGTCGTCCCCAGTCCACCAGCGAACCGGCGCCTATCTGAGTCCGCTCGAAGCAAAGGCGATGCTGGATCGGGACGACGTCGTGTTTCTGGACGGACGCAATCAGTACGAGAGCGAGCTCGGCCACTTTCGCGGCGCGATTTGCCCGCCAGTCGGCGCGTTCCGGGAGATCCCGAAGTGGATCGAAGAACATCGGGCCGACCTTGAGGATAAGCAGATCGTAACCTATTGCACCGGCGGCATCCGATGCGAAAAGCTCACGGCCTGGATGCTGGAGGCGGGTTTCGAGCACGTCTTCCAGGTTCGCGGTGGAATCGTCTGCTACGGCCAGGATCCCGATGTCCAAGGTGACGGCTTTGAGGGGGTCAATGTTGTCTTCGACGATCGAGTCGTCACCCCTGTCGGCTCTAGGTCACGCCCCATCACCGCATGTCGGGAATGCGGTGCGCCATCCTCCAACTACGTCAACTGTGCAAACGTGGTCTGCAACGCGCGGATTATCCTGTGCGAGGCGTGCGAAATCGAAACCCAACGCTGTTGCTGTGAAGCGTGCCGTCAGGCGCCCACCCATCGCGAGAAGAACCAAAAGCTTCAGGTATCCGCCCCAAAAACGAAATAG
- the petB_1 gene encoding Cytochrome b6: protein MVVLSALPIWSKYAPTVENAYLSTQNMRGAFLPDSVHALASGALILHGVIHLAACIWTGEYRNGPVLRWIGIVALWVLALAGQVTGTVLPLDRHDAQTLAIETAVAAQVPVVGNSVAKLMGGGSDFGQRSLDTWWVSHLVLGVIITVLAAVVLREVLRDGGRSARWTMVLGFGVLIGLGAVVAPPFGERAEATDFASYDARPAWYTWPLHSLLRMFSEVGVGWLGVAVVPVLLVAFVVLLPWINRNGSMAIDRLSLITLAMFFGVACLGFGGSFAPLTGSQDPPRAVGGGALATAPIDPVLAELGRKAFAEQGCSGCHGIDGSKSIAGPDLTGVHKKFPDREWYVNFIANPKSVRPNTIMPAFNKLDRPTLEALADYLRNPQR, encoded by the coding sequence ATGGTTGTCCTATCGGCCCTGCCGATTTGGAGTAAGTACGCACCAACCGTCGAAAACGCTTACCTTTCGACGCAAAACATGAGGGGCGCCTTCCTACCGGACTCCGTGCACGCTCTCGCATCGGGCGCTCTGATTCTTCACGGCGTCATTCATCTAGCGGCCTGCATCTGGACTGGTGAGTATCGAAACGGCCCCGTTTTGCGGTGGATCGGAATCGTCGCACTATGGGTGCTTGCCCTGGCCGGACAGGTCACAGGAACGGTACTGCCGCTTGACCGCCACGATGCCCAAACCCTGGCGATCGAAACAGCGGTGGCTGCCCAGGTCCCTGTCGTCGGCAACAGCGTCGCGAAGCTGATGGGTGGCGGATCGGATTTTGGCCAAAGATCGCTCGACACCTGGTGGGTGTCGCACTTGGTGCTCGGCGTTATCATTACGGTCCTCGCGGCTGTCGTCTTGAGGGAGGTACTTCGCGATGGAGGGCGGTCAGCACGGTGGACCATGGTTCTTGGCTTCGGCGTTCTGATCGGGCTCGGTGCAGTGGTAGCTCCACCCTTTGGGGAAAGGGCGGAGGCGACCGATTTCGCCAGCTATGATGCGCGGCCGGCGTGGTATACGTGGCCGCTCCACAGCTTGCTGCGGATGTTCAGCGAGGTTGGCGTCGGCTGGCTCGGCGTGGCGGTCGTGCCGGTACTGCTTGTCGCGTTCGTTGTGCTGCTGCCGTGGATCAACCGAAACGGCTCGATGGCCATCGATCGGCTGTCGCTTATCACGCTTGCGATGTTTTTTGGCGTCGCGTGCCTGGGATTCGGGGGATCGTTTGCGCCACTAACCGGGAGCCAGGATCCGCCAAGAGCGGTCGGCGGAGGAGCCTTGGCTACAGCGCCTATCGACCCTGTGCTCGCCGAGCTTGGCAGGAAGGCTTTTGCCGAACAAGGATGCAGCGGCTGCCACGGCATCGATGGCAGCAAGAGCATCGCCGGTCCCGATCTAACGGGCGTGCACAAGAAGTTTCCTGACCGCGAATGGTACGTCAACTTCATTGCCAATCCGAAGTCGGTGCGCCCGAACACGATCATGCCTGCCTTCAACAAGTTGGATAGACCGACTTTGGAAGCCTTGGCGGACTATCTGCGAAACCCCCAGCGGTAG
- the cutC gene encoding Copper homeostasis protein CutC encodes MIGIEVVCCTPEDCRLAAEAGATRIELCSGIELGGLTPSPGLYAACRAVTQLPIVVMIRPRPGGFCYSEDEIRAMEFDVNRFREMGVRGVVFGILLEDGRLDRKAMWRVAERAVDCELVCHRACDVTPDLGDTARELRDLGFARMLTGGGRDAAIDGAGKLRELVDLGVIGILPGGHIRAGEVPRLVKETGVNEVHLGPFFEAFDPTSRLAGEVSYGPHWALDPEPIREIAALVP; translated from the coding sequence ATGATCGGGATTGAGGTGGTCTGCTGCACGCCTGAGGATTGTCGCCTTGCCGCCGAGGCGGGCGCGACGAGGATCGAGCTGTGCAGCGGGATCGAGCTCGGTGGCCTGACTCCATCGCCGGGGCTGTACGCGGCCTGTCGGGCAGTCACTCAGTTGCCGATCGTGGTCATGATCCGGCCCCGACCGGGCGGCTTCTGCTACTCCGAAGACGAGATTCGGGCGATGGAGTTCGACGTCAACCGATTCCGCGAGATGGGCGTCCGTGGAGTTGTGTTCGGCATTCTGCTCGAGGATGGAAGGTTGGACCGAAAGGCGATGTGGCGGGTGGCTGAACGGGCGGTGGATTGCGAGCTGGTTTGTCACCGGGCATGCGATGTGACGCCAGATCTTGGCGACACGGCTCGGGAATTGCGTGATCTCGGCTTTGCGCGAATGTTGACCGGGGGCGGCCGCGATGCGGCGATCGACGGGGCGGGCAAGCTCAGGGAACTGGTCGATCTTGGCGTCATCGGAATTCTGCCGGGTGGGCACATCCGTGCCGGCGAGGTTCCGCGACTGGTAAAGGAGACTGGTGTTAACGAGGTACATCTTGGGCCTTTCTTCGAGGCTTTCGACCCGACTTCGCGTCTTGCCGGCGAGGTGAGCTATGGTCCCCACTGGGCGCTCGATCCGGAACCGATTCGCGAGATCGCGGCCTTGGTCCCGTGA